The genomic interval GCCCGGGAGCTCGAGGCCGCCGGCGCCCGCCCCTACGTGATCCCGATCGGGGGCTCCAACGCCCTGGGCGCGCTCGGGTACGTGGATGCGGCCGACGAGCTGCTGCGCCAGGTCGACGAAGCGGGACTCGAGGTCGACGAGATCGTGACCCCGAGCGGCTCCGCCGGGATGCAGGCGGGACTCGTCGCCGGACTGCACGCGGCGGGCAGCGGGATCGACGTGGTCGGCATCAACGTGAGCCGCTCGCGCGAGGAGCAGGAGCCGAAGATCGCAGCGCTCGCCCGGGAGGTCACGCAGCTGCTGGGCCTGCCAGAGGTGCCGCGCGAGAAGGTCGTGGGGCTCGGCGACTTCGTCGGCCCCGGATACGCGCTGCCCACGCCCGGCATGGTCGAGGCGCTGCGGCTGTTCGCGCGCACCGAGGGCCTGGTGCTCGATCCGGTCTACACGGGCAAGGCCGCGGCAGGGCTGGCGGCCCGTATCCGCAGCGGCGAGCTCGGTCCCGGGCAGACGGTCGTGCTCGTGCACTCCGGCGGGGTGCCGGGCCTGTTCGCGCGCACCGCTGCCTTCGCCTGAGCCGGCAGCCGCACCCGCGGGATCAGCCCCGGTAGAAGCCCTGGTAGACGGCGTCGAAGGGGGCGCGGCCGTGCTGGCGGTGCTCGATCGCGCTGGTGACCACGCGCTTCGCGGTGCGCGCGGCGTCGAGCGCGTCGGCGCCCTTCGCGAGCTCGGCGGTGACGGCCGCGGCGAGCGTGCAGCCGGCCCCGGAGACGCGGTGCTCCCCGATCTTCGGGCTGCGCAGGACGACCTCGCGCTCGTCGTCGACGAAGACGTCGACGGCGTCCTCGCCGGCGAGCTCGACGCCGCCCTTGGCGAGCACCGTCACGCCCCAGCGCTCGTGGATCGCGCGCGCGGCGGCGGTGAGGTCCTCGAGGGAGTCGAGGGGACCCGTGCCCGCGAGGATCCGGGTCTCCCCCAGGTTCGGGGTGACGAAGGTGGCGCGCGGGAGGATCTTCGCCATCAGCGCGTCGTCCGTGGCGCGGGCGGGGGTGTCCCCCTCGCCCTCCTTGCAGATCATCACCGGATCGAGCACCACGTGCGGGAAGTCGTGCTCGGCGAGCGCCCCCGCGACGGCGTCGATCGTCTCCGGGGTGCCGAGCATGCCGAGCTTCACGGCGTCGATCTCGTGGACGGCGGTGCTCGACTCGATCTGGTCGGCGATCGTCCCCGGGTCGATCGACACGAAGCGGTGCGCCCAGCCGTCCTGCGGATCGAAGCTGACGATGCAGGTCAGCGTGACAGTGCCGAAGACTCCGAGCTGGTGGAAGGTCTTGATGTCGGTCTGCGCGCCCGCGCCCCCTGTGGCCTCGGAGCCGGCGATGGCGAGGGCGACGTGGACCATGGGGACCTCCGGGAGCTGGGGTCGGCGGCGGTGTGCGATGCGGCCGACGGGGAACGGGCGATCGCCCACTCTACGACCCGGGCCGATAGTGTGCGGGGGTGCCCGGATCAGCATCGGACGGGCTCTGGGCCCGGCATCTGGGTCCGAGCCTGAAGTTCCTCACCGTGGGCGGCCTCGTCTTCCTGTTCGACGCCGCCCTCTACAACCTGCTCGTCTTCTGGTCCCCCGCGACCGGCTGGGGGCACGGACTGCTGCACGCGCATCCGATCAGCGCGAAGGTGCTCACGATCGTCGCGGCCTCGTCCCTCACCTACCTGGGCAATCGGCTCTGGACCTACCGCGACCGGCCGAGCCCCCGCACCGCCCGCTCGATCCTCGTGTTCGTGGGCCTCAACGTGCTCGCCTCGGCCCTGCAGCTCGCCTGCCTCGGCTTCTCGCGGTACGTGCTGGGCCTGGACTCCGCCCTCGCCGACAACGTCTCCGGCACGCTCGTCGGACAGGTGGTCTCGACCACCTTCCGATATCTCACCTATGGGCGATTCGTGTTCCCGCACGACCACGAGACGGCGCCCGAGGACGCCGACATCGCCTCGGACGAGCGCACCGGCTCCCTGCA from Brachybacterium kimchii carries:
- a CDS encoding GtrA family protein → MPGSASDGLWARHLGPSLKFLTVGGLVFLFDAALYNLLVFWSPATGWGHGLLHAHPISAKVLTIVAASSLTYLGNRLWTYRDRPSPRTARSILVFVGLNVLASALQLACLGFSRYVLGLDSALADNVSGTLVGQVVSTTFRYLTYGRFVFPHDHETAPEDADIASDERTGSLQDR
- a CDS encoding hydroxymethylpyrimidine/phosphomethylpyrimidine kinase, producing the protein MVHVALAIAGSEATGGAGAQTDIKTFHQLGVFGTVTLTCIVSFDPQDGWAHRFVSIDPGTIADQIESSTAVHEIDAVKLGMLGTPETIDAVAGALAEHDFPHVVLDPVMICKEGEGDTPARATDDALMAKILPRATFVTPNLGETRILAGTGPLDSLEDLTAAARAIHERWGVTVLAKGGVELAGEDAVDVFVDDEREVVLRSPKIGEHRVSGAGCTLAAAVTAELAKGADALDAARTAKRVVTSAIEHRQHGRAPFDAVYQGFYRG
- a CDS encoding D-cysteine desulfhydrase — protein: MDLTALPRRRYTDGPTPLQHLERLSAELGGPEIWVKRDDLLGLALGGNKTRKLEFLVADALARGADCLVTAGGVQSNHCRLTLAASRVEGLACHLVLEEDLGADGAAVPDGNPPEDTGNRFLFDLLGAETVEVHPHGADLGARMEEIARELEAAGARPYVIPIGGSNALGALGYVDAADELLRQVDEAGLEVDEIVTPSGSAGMQAGLVAGLHAAGSGIDVVGINVSRSREEQEPKIAALAREVTQLLGLPEVPREKVVGLGDFVGPGYALPTPGMVEALRLFARTEGLVLDPVYTGKAAAGLAARIRSGELGPGQTVVLVHSGGVPGLFARTAAFA